The sequence CGACGGTGGCTGCCGCCGCCGCTGCGGCCACCGCCACCCTGGTGCGCAGGGACGCGGAGCGCAGAAGCCGCGGTGCCCGCACCCGTCAGGTCTCGTTCCGCGAGTTCACGACTCGTCCCGCAGCACGTACCCGATCCCGCGAACGGTGTGGATGACCCGCGGCAGCCCCTCGCGTTCGAGCTTGCGCCGCAGATAGGAGATGAACACGTCGGCGACGTTGGTGTCGACCTCGAAGTCGTAGCCCCAGACCAACTCCAGCAGGCGCTGACGGCTCAACACCACGCCGGCGTTCTCGGCCAGCACGGCCAGCAGGTCGAACTCGCGCTTGGTGAGGTCGACGCGTCCGCCGTCGACGAACACCAGCCTGCGTGCGCTGTCGATCGTCAACGGGCCCACGGTCCTCGGCTGCGCCGCCTGCTCGGCGTGACTCGACCGGCGCAGCAGGGCGTGCAGACGCGCCACCAACTCGCCCAGGTCGAACGGTTTGGTCAGGTAATCGTCGGCGCCGGCCTCCAACCCGGCGATGCGGTCGTTGACGGTGTCGCGCGCCGACAGCACACAGATCGGGATGTCGTTGCCCAGCGCGCGCAGCGCGGTCACCACCGCGACGCCGTCCAGTTCCGGCATCTGCACGTCCAGCACCAGCGCGTCGTGCGGTTCGGCGGACAACAGCCGCAGCGCCTCTTTACCGCTTGCCGCGACCCGGACGTCGAAGCCGGAATGACGCAGACCGCGCGCCACCGACGTCCGGACATCCGGGTCGTCGTCGACCATCAGCACGGTGCGGCCCGCGTCGTGCTGCGGCGCGGGCGGCCCAGCCGGCACGCGGATTACGGAGTGTCGGCGATACCGTCACCGTCGATGTCGCCGCAGCGGTGCTTCAGGTCGACCAGCGGCTGGCGGATGTGGGTGAGTTCTGCCTTCACCTGTGGGTTGTTGTTCAGGTACTCCTGGACCTTGGGGCGAACCTCGTCACGCGGCAGGCCCTCGAGGCTGGTGAAGAACCAGTTCACGTCGGGGTGCGTGAACAGATACGCCGACGTCGCGGCCGAGACGCCGGAAGCCACCCCGGCCAGATCGGCCGCGGTGCAGTTCGGCGGCGCGTCGGCCAGAGCCGACGGCGCCACGGTGGCAGCACCGAACAACATCGCACCGGCGATCGCGCCGGTGCCGACCGCGCCAGCTACTGCACGTCGCGCAGAACGGGCCGAGAGCAACATGGGCAAGCTCCTTCATCGGAAGTGGAGTGGCCGTAACCGTGAGCGGTTACCGACATGGACCAACGCTAAAAAGCTAAGCAGAATGTCGGCCGACTTTCCTGTCTTGTGCTCAACCAATCCCAAGAAAGTCTCAAACCCGCAGTTCAGGGCCCCACCTGCACAGGCGCTCGCGTCGCCTGCGGCTACGGCAAGCCCGCGATCGGCGCCGTCGGCAACCGGCCCGAGCCCGGCGTGACCGACGACGCGGCCGGCGACCGCACCGCCGCGGACGTATCGGGCAGCCCGGTATGGTGCGCCGTCGGCAGTGCTCCGGGCAAACTCGGCTGCGGCTGCTGCACGGACTGCTGCGCCTGCTGCAACAGACCCATCATCTGCGGCAGGGTCAGCGGCAGCTTGCATCGGCTGGACAGCGAAGCCAGCGGCTGCTGCAGCTGCTGCAGCTCCTTGGCGACCTTCGGGTTGGCGTCGAAATAGGCCTTGACCGCCCCCAGCGACGCCGGCCCGGCCTGCTGCTGCGAGATCGTGGTCAACGTCTGGTTGGTCTTCGGGTGCTCGTCGAGGTAGTCGCCGATCGAGGTGGCGACCGACCCGATGGTCTTGGCCACCTCGCTGGCGGCGCACGGGTCGGCGCCAGCTGTCGCCGACGGGGCCGACGGCATCGTCAACCCGGCCACCACGGCGCCTCCGACAGCGGCCGCAGCGAACACGGCGGCGAGGCTGCGTCGCAGCGTGCGGTCGGTCGGTCTCATGGGCACTCCTATACGCTTTGCGAACGTTTGCGCTGCCTCGCATAAACCTGCGATCGGCGGCGATGGTGTCCCCCGACGACAAGGCCACCGAAAGGGCGACGAAAAGAGCGGCGATCCTGCCAGCGCACATACTGCCATCCGCTCGGCCGGCGGGGCCCGAAGGGCAGGATTAGAGCCGCTTAAAACGTTGCTGGCAGGTTCTTCGCCCGACCGCGCAATACCACAAGCTGCTGTACGCTCACGCTACGAAACGCCGTGCGGAAATGGGGAGTTCAACATCCAGCAGTTAATGATGCGCTTGAGCAGCACCCTGCGCAGATATCGCTGGGCGGTGTTCGCGGCATGGCTGCTCCTGCTGGTGCCCTCCATCTATCTCGGGATGACCCACGGCGGCCAGCTGACCGGCGGCGGGTTCGAGGTCGACGGCTCCCAGTCGCTGCGCGTGCAGCATGAGCTCGAAGAGCATTTCCCCGACCAGGGCGCCTCACCGTTGGCGCTGGTCGCGGCCCCGCGGGCCGATGCGTCCTACGAGGACATGAACCTGGCGGTCGCCGAGCTGGAGCGGGTGGCCGCCGAGGTACCCAGCGTGACGATCGCGCCCACGCCCCAACAGCCGCCACCGCGACCCGACCGGCCCTACGTCCTCACGTTGCAGCTCGACTTCGAGAACACCGGTGCCGTTGACGTCGCCAAACAGCTTCGCCAGAAGGTCGGCATCGACGGCGAAGAGCCGGGCGAGACGGCCGACGGCAAGGTCAGGCTGTACGTCATCGGCCAAGGCGCACTGGGTGCGGCCGCGTCACAGGCGACCAAACACGACATCGCTCAGGCCGAGCGATGGAACCTTCCGATCGTCCTGATCGTGTTGCTCGCGGTGTTCGGCTCGCTGGCCGCGGCCGCGATGCCGCTGCTGCTGGGCATCTGCACGGTGGTGGTGACGATGGGCCTGGTCTATCTGCTGTCGATGTTCACCACGATGTCGGTGTTCGTCACGTCGACGGTGTCGATGTTCGGCATCGCCGTGGCCATCGACTACTCGCTGTTCATCCTCATGCGGTTCCGGGAGGAACTACGCGCCGGCCGGGATCCCGACCAGGCCGCCGACGCCGCGATGGCCACCTCCGGGCTGGCCGTGGTGCTGTCGGGTTTGACGGTGATCGCGTCGGTGACGGGCATCTACCTGATCGCCACCCCCGTGCTGGTCTCGATGGCCACCGGGGCGATCCTCGCGGTCGCGGTGGCCGTGCTGACCTCGACGACGCTGACTCCTGCGGTGCTGGCGACGTTCGGGCGGGCGGCGGCCAAGCGTTCGTCGTACCTGCACTGGTCCCGCAGACCCGAGACCACCCAGTCGCGGTTCTGGACCCGCTGGACCGGCGCGGTGATGCGTCGTCCATGGCTGTCGGCGCTGGCGGCCTCGGCGCTGCTGCTTATTCTGGCGTTCCCTGCATTCTCAATGTTGCTGGGCAACAGCATGCAGCGGCAGTTCGAGCCGACGCACGAGATCCGCGGCGGCGTCAACGCGGCGGCGGAGGCGTTGGGGCCCGGTGCGCTGGGCCCGGTGCGGGTGCTGGTGAGCTTCCCGGACGGCAACGCGGCTTCGGCGCCGTCCAAGGAGCCGCTCCTCGACTCGATCCGGCAGCGGATGGCGCAGGGCCCCAACGTCGTATCGGTGTCTCCACCGGTGTTCGGTGAGGACTACCGGCACGCGCTGCTCTCGGCGGTGCTTTCCGTCGACCCCGAGGACATGGCGGCCCGCGACGCCGTCGACTGGATGCGTGCGGAGCTGCCGCAGACGCCGGGACTCGACGGCGCCCGCATCGACGTCGGCGGGCCCACGGCGCTGATCAAGGACTTCGACGACCGGGTGTCGGCGACCCAGCCGCTGGTGCTCGTGTTCGTGGCGCTGATCGCGTTCGTGATGTTGCTGGTGGCGATCCGCTCCCCCGTGCTGGCCATCAAGGGCGTGCTGATGACGGTGCTGTCGGTGGCGGCGGCCTACGGCAGCCTCGTCGCGGTGTTCCAGTGGGGGTGGCTGGAGGTGCTCGGCTTCGCGCCGATCTCGTCGCTGGACAGCACCATTCCGCCGCTGGTGCTGGCGATCGCCTTCGGCCTCTCGATGGACTACGAGATCTTCCTGCTGACCCGCATCCGCGAGCGCTACCTGCAGACCCACAACACCCGCGACGCCGTCGCATACGGCGTCAGCACCAGCGCCCGAACCATCACCAGCGCCGCGCTGATCATGATCGCGGTGTTCATCGGTTTCGCGTTCGCGGGCATGCCGCTGGTGGCGCAGCTCGGCGTGGCCTGCGCGGTGGCGATCGCCGTCGACGCGACCGTGGTGCGGCTGGTTCTGGTTCCCGCGCTGATGGCGATGTTCGACGAGTGGAACTGGTGGCTGCCCCGCTGGCTGGACCGGATCCTGCCGTCCGTGGACTTCGAGAAGCCGCTGCCGCAGGTCGAGACGCCCGATCTCGTCATCATCCCCGACGACATCTCCTCGCTCGGCCCATCCGGATCGGACCTGCGCATGGTGGTCAAGTCCGCGGCCCGGCTCAAAACCCTTGCACCCCAGGCGGTTACCGTCGCCGACCCGCTGGCGCTCAGCGGCTGCGAGCCGGTCACCACCAAACTGCGCGTCGCGGAACGGCTCAACGGTGGCGGTCATCGAAACGGCGCGGGCACCAAGTCCGGAACCACGACGCTGCCCACCGCGACGTTGCCGGTTCATCCGGTGACGGTGTGGCGGGGCCGGCTCGCGGTCGCGCTCGACGCGCTGGAAGCGGCATCGGAGTATGACGGCGCTGCGCTCAAACGACGCCGACCCGTGGAGACCACCAACGTTCAGCTGCCCACCGGTGATCGACTCCAGATACCTACCGCGGCCGAGACATTGCGGTTGAAGGGCTACCTGATCATGTGCCGGAACAACGCGCGTGACTTCGCGGAGTTCG comes from Mycolicibacterium pulveris and encodes:
- a CDS encoding response regulator transcription factor, with the protein product MVDDDPDVRTSVARGLRHSGFDVRVAASGKEALRLLSAEPHDALVLDVQMPELDGVAVVTALRALGNDIPICVLSARDTVNDRIAGLEAGADDYLTKPFDLGELVARLHALLRRSSHAEQAAQPRTVGPLTIDSARRLVFVDGGRVDLTKREFDLLAVLAENAGVVLSRQRLLELVWGYDFEVDTNVADVFISYLRRKLEREGLPRVIHTVRGIGYVLRDES
- a CDS encoding heme-binding protein — protein: MLLSARSARRAVAGAVGTGAIAGAMLFGAATVAPSALADAPPNCTAADLAGVASGVSAATSAYLFTHPDVNWFFTSLEGLPRDEVRPKVQEYLNNNPQVKAELTHIRQPLVDLKHRCGDIDGDGIADTP
- a CDS encoding hemophore; the protein is MRPTDRTLRRSLAAVFAAAAVGGAVVAGLTMPSAPSATAGADPCAASEVAKTIGSVATSIGDYLDEHPKTNQTLTTISQQQAGPASLGAVKAYFDANPKVAKELQQLQQPLASLSSRCKLPLTLPQMMGLLQQAQQSVQQPQPSLPGALPTAHHTGLPDTSAAVRSPAASSVTPGSGRLPTAPIAGLP
- a CDS encoding MMPL family transporter — encoded protein: MMRLSSTLRRYRWAVFAAWLLLLVPSIYLGMTHGGQLTGGGFEVDGSQSLRVQHELEEHFPDQGASPLALVAAPRADASYEDMNLAVAELERVAAEVPSVTIAPTPQQPPPRPDRPYVLTLQLDFENTGAVDVAKQLRQKVGIDGEEPGETADGKVRLYVIGQGALGAAASQATKHDIAQAERWNLPIVLIVLLAVFGSLAAAAMPLLLGICTVVVTMGLVYLLSMFTTMSVFVTSTVSMFGIAVAIDYSLFILMRFREELRAGRDPDQAADAAMATSGLAVVLSGLTVIASVTGIYLIATPVLVSMATGAILAVAVAVLTSTTLTPAVLATFGRAAAKRSSYLHWSRRPETTQSRFWTRWTGAVMRRPWLSALAASALLLILAFPAFSMLLGNSMQRQFEPTHEIRGGVNAAAEALGPGALGPVRVLVSFPDGNAASAPSKEPLLDSIRQRMAQGPNVVSVSPPVFGEDYRHALLSAVLSVDPEDMAARDAVDWMRAELPQTPGLDGARIDVGGPTALIKDFDDRVSATQPLVLVFVALIAFVMLLVAIRSPVLAIKGVLMTVLSVAAAYGSLVAVFQWGWLEVLGFAPISSLDSTIPPLVLAIAFGLSMDYEIFLLTRIRERYLQTHNTRDAVAYGVSTSARTITSAALIMIAVFIGFAFAGMPLVAQLGVACAVAIAVDATVVRLVLVPALMAMFDEWNWWLPRWLDRILPSVDFEKPLPQVETPDLVIIPDDISSLGPSGSDLRMVVKSAARLKTLAPQAVTVADPLALSGCEPVTTKLRVAERLNGGGHRNGAGTKSGTTTLPTATLPVHPVTVWRGRLAVALDALEAASEYDGAALKRRRPVETTNVQLPTGDRLQIPTAAETLRLKGYLIMCRNNARDFAEFAELADALEIRTAARVLAEMDQYYAGDQENEQWVATQLVRRLADPRPSDEHDTEASSPEAEADWARVRQRCLSVAVAMLEEAR